In a genomic window of Kitasatospora sp. NBC_00240:
- a CDS encoding Pycsar system effector family protein, which produces MTTSDPVAVETAWKIHAALADWTGKVDAKASFALTVESAVLVAIGAIFNAGDRLRHLTGFWTNGFFWTGVAFIAVAALYAIAVVSPNIRRRAMPTEGSENFVFFGHLKQWKADDLVEALKTKDPLPVLSRQLIVMSEIAWTKHARVRISFILAVVGSALVALAGVMA; this is translated from the coding sequence GTGACGACCTCCGATCCCGTCGCGGTGGAGACGGCGTGGAAGATACATGCGGCGCTGGCCGACTGGACGGGCAAGGTCGACGCGAAGGCGTCGTTCGCGCTCACCGTGGAGTCCGCGGTGCTGGTGGCGATCGGCGCCATCTTCAACGCCGGCGACCGGCTGCGGCACCTCACTGGGTTCTGGACCAACGGGTTCTTCTGGACCGGGGTGGCCTTCATCGCGGTCGCGGCGCTGTACGCCATCGCCGTCGTCTCCCCGAACATCCGCCGACGCGCGATGCCCACCGAAGGGTCCGAGAACTTCGTTTTCTTCGGGCACCTCAAGCAGTGGAAGGCGGACGACCTTGTCGAGGCCCTGAAGACCAAGGACCCGCTTCCCGTCCTGTCCCGCCAGCTCATCGTCATGAGCGAGATCGCCTGGACGAAGCACGCCCGCGTCCGGATCTCTTTCATCCTCGCTGTCGTCGGCTCCGCACTGGTTGCCCTCGCCGGCGTCATGGCCTGA
- a CDS encoding adenylate/guanylate cyclase domain-containing protein: MGLKDTINQNLTDLIGHDWQTTNGTVVPKTTDIALKNGARVLDAVYLYADMMGSTQLVTDFEPGTAAKVMRAFLSTACRIIRYHDGHIRSFDGDRVMGIFIGDNKNSRAAKAAMEIKYATDTFVWPALERRLPSLGAKGFVLSHVSGIASGKVFMARAGIREHNDLISVGEAANIAAKLSDIRESPQCRTYITKAVYDTMSPDRRVSDGKPMWQESVQTINGVQRTVYRSNWGRVVS, from the coding sequence GTGGGACTGAAAGACACGATCAACCAGAATCTGACGGACCTTATCGGCCACGACTGGCAGACAACCAACGGCACCGTTGTTCCGAAGACCACCGACATCGCCCTGAAGAACGGCGCGAGGGTCCTCGACGCGGTCTACCTCTACGCCGACATGATGGGCTCCACTCAGCTCGTCACCGACTTCGAGCCGGGCACTGCGGCGAAGGTGATGCGCGCGTTCCTCAGCACCGCCTGCCGGATCATCCGCTACCACGACGGTCACATCCGCAGTTTCGATGGCGACCGGGTCATGGGCATCTTCATCGGGGACAACAAGAACTCCCGGGCCGCGAAAGCCGCCATGGAGATCAAGTACGCCACCGACACCTTCGTCTGGCCCGCGCTGGAGCGCCGACTGCCCTCGCTCGGCGCCAAGGGTTTCGTCCTCAGCCATGTCAGCGGCATCGCCTCCGGGAAGGTCTTCATGGCCCGGGCCGGCATCCGCGAGCACAACGACCTCATCTCGGTGGGCGAGGCCGCCAACATTGCGGCCAAGCTCAGCGATATCCGGGAGTCGCCGCAGTGCCGTACGTACATCACCAAGGCTGTCTACGACACCATGTCGCCCGACCGCAGGGTTTCTGACGGCAAGCCGATGTGGCAGGAGAGCGTCCAGACCATCAACGGTGTCCAGCGCACGGTCTACCGCTCCAACTGGGGACGGGTGGTCTCGTGA
- a CDS encoding ParA family protein, with protein MTTLPPAEQREKLLVNITPQLRRRLKVRAAECGLNVQDAAEHAVSRWYEAPAPEPVETSGAKSWGVLLPAGGPDKFATACAAREVTKVQGFAQAIELWLSEHPSPARPLVAQPVQRILVANQKGGVGKTFVAGGVAQAAAESGKRVLLVDYDPQGHLTSRLGLEGLEDGEESLLTHMLGRGRRDLRELLTALDEERFGGRLHVLPACDDAFLLDAELAVLRHGRDTCLERALESVEQDYDLIVLDGPPSLGLGMDVALNYVRRRDGERTNRSGVLIPVWADQSSHRAYRMLNAQIETQLQINRVTIDQLGLVVNAYDSRRGITVTKNYDLWMERAERPAVRATFKDLKEGRESSDYCRPLLDYAPDSELSETMRDLALELTT; from the coding sequence ATGACCACCTTGCCTCCCGCCGAGCAACGTGAAAAGTTGCTCGTCAATATCACTCCGCAACTGCGACGGCGCCTGAAGGTCCGGGCCGCCGAGTGCGGCCTGAACGTCCAGGACGCGGCCGAGCACGCCGTCAGCCGCTGGTACGAAGCACCTGCTCCCGAGCCGGTGGAAACCTCCGGCGCGAAGAGCTGGGGCGTGCTGCTCCCGGCCGGCGGGCCCGACAAGTTCGCGACCGCCTGCGCCGCCCGGGAGGTGACCAAGGTCCAGGGCTTCGCACAGGCCATAGAGCTGTGGCTCAGCGAGCACCCCTCGCCGGCGCGACCGCTGGTCGCGCAGCCCGTGCAGCGGATCCTGGTGGCCAACCAGAAGGGCGGTGTCGGTAAGACCTTCGTCGCCGGCGGGGTAGCGCAGGCCGCGGCGGAATCGGGCAAGCGGGTGCTGCTGGTCGACTACGACCCGCAGGGTCACCTGACGTCGCGCCTCGGCTTGGAGGGGCTGGAGGACGGCGAGGAGAGCCTGCTGACGCACATGCTGGGCCGCGGCCGGCGTGATCTGCGGGAGCTGCTGACCGCGCTGGACGAGGAGCGGTTCGGCGGGCGCCTGCATGTGCTGCCGGCGTGCGACGACGCGTTCCTGCTGGACGCCGAGCTCGCGGTGCTGCGGCACGGGCGCGACACGTGCCTGGAGCGGGCGCTGGAGTCGGTCGAGCAGGACTACGACCTGATCGTGCTGGACGGCCCGCCGAGCCTGGGCCTGGGCATGGACGTCGCGCTGAACTACGTGCGCCGGCGCGACGGCGAGCGCACCAACCGCTCCGGGGTTCTCATCCCGGTGTGGGCGGACCAGTCGAGCCACCGGGCCTACCGGATGCTGAACGCGCAGATCGAGACGCAGCTGCAGATCAACCGGGTGACGATCGACCAGCTCGGCTTGGTCGTCAACGCTTACGACTCCCGGCGCGGGATCACGGTGACCAAGAACTACGACCTGTGGATGGAGCGTGCTGAGAGGCCGGCTGTCCGGGCCACCTTCAAGGACCTGAAGGAGGGGCGGGAGTCTTCCGACTACTGCCGTCCTCTTCTGGACTACGCCCCCGACAGCGAGCTGTCCGAGACCATGCGCGATCTGGCCCTGGAGCTGACCACATGA
- a CDS encoding RNA polymerase sigma factor: protein MREVIARLRPALRRMTGDYQAADAIAYEAGFRLLNQIRNKGEDLRTPMAWAATVARRLALDYLRRAPVRREQPVDVLPEGSGYPGMSDSPDTSNPGARMEYDEMLQSVRKAIGDEQDARIWELRKIWKLSGAEVAVAIGVSEATVSRALSRAAAKAPTAEGLPRPRSGI, encoded by the coding sequence GTGCGTGAGGTGATCGCTCGCCTGCGTCCGGCTCTCCGGCGGATGACAGGCGACTACCAGGCGGCCGACGCCATTGCGTACGAGGCCGGTTTTCGGTTGCTCAATCAGATCCGCAACAAGGGCGAGGACTTGCGCACGCCGATGGCGTGGGCGGCCACGGTGGCTCGGCGACTGGCACTCGACTACCTGCGCCGGGCACCGGTACGCCGCGAGCAGCCGGTGGATGTGCTTCCTGAGGGCAGCGGATACCCGGGGATGTCCGACAGTCCGGACACGTCCAACCCGGGTGCCCGAATGGAATATGACGAAATGTTGCAGTCGGTTCGGAAAGCCATCGGCGACGAACAGGACGCCAGGATTTGGGAGTTGCGAAAGATCTGGAAGCTGAGCGGAGCAGAGGTCGCGGTGGCGATCGGTGTCTCCGAAGCCACTGTGTCCCGCGCACTGAGCCGAGCTGCAGCCAAGGCCCCCACTGCTGAGGGGCTGCCCCGACCACGCTCGGGAATCTGA